A genomic segment from Ciona intestinalis chromosome 10, KH, whole genome shotgun sequence encodes:
- the LOC100176138 gene encoding NADH-ubiquinone oxidoreductase 49 kDa subunit-like, giving the protein MAKLLRSASKCFPAYANHAAVKQPQRIVPYAISVRTGRWVPNAKYCDQFSPIEIGNPICEEHGTPNLREVYVKDPIIHRDKINKLDTLTLNFGPQHPAAHGVLRLILELAGEVVIRADPHIGLLHRATEKLMEYKTYIQGLPYFDRLDYVSMMVNEQCYSLAIERLMGITAPPRAQWIRVFFAEQTRILNHIMGITTHALDVGAMTPFFWLMEEREKMMEFYERVSGARMHAAYVRPGGVSQDLPLGLMDDVYDWAIRFSARVDELEEMLSENRIWRTRTVDVGLITAEQALNWGCSGVVLRGSGIKWDLRKTQPYDAYDQVEFDVPIGTRGDTYDRYLCRVEEMRQSLRIIQQCLNKMPEGEIKVDDNKLNPPTRSQMKDSMEAVIHHFKLFTEGFQVPAGSTYTAVEAPKGEFGVYLVSDGTSKPYRCKIKAPGFAHLATIEHVAPGLQLPDVVALIGTLDIVFGEVDR; this is encoded by the exons GACTGGACGATGGGTACCTAATGCAAAATATTGTGACCAGTTCTCACCAATTGAAATTGGAAACCCAATCTGTGAAGAACACGGCACACCTAATTTAAGGGAAGTTTATG TAAAGGATCCTATCATACACCGAGACAAGATCAATAAACTTGACACTCTGACTCTCAACTTTGGTCCGCAACATCCGGCAGCTCACGGAGTCCTTCGGCTGATCCTTGAACTCGCTGGAGAG GTTGTTATTCGTGCTGACCCTCATATTGGTTTACTTCACCGAGCTACAGAGAAGCTGATGGAATACAAGACGTACATACAG GGGTTGCCTTATTTTGATCGCTTGGATTACGTATCAATGATGGTGAATGAGCAGTGTTACTCGCTAGCTATCGAGAGGTTGATGGGCATCACTGCTCCTCCCCGTGCTCAGTGGATCAGAGTCTTCTTCGCAGAACAAACCCGCATCCTCAATCACATCATGGGGATCACAACCCATGCTCTGGATGTTGGAGCGATGACTCCGTTCTTCTGGTTGATGGAGGAAAGAGAAAAG ATGATGGAGTTTTATGAGAGGGTGTCGGGAGCAAGGATGCACGCGGCGTATGTTCGTCCTGGAGGAGTGAGCCAAGATCTTCCTCTTGGACTAATGGATGATGTTTATGATTGGGCAATCAGGTTCTCGGCAAGGGTGGATGAGCTGGAAGAG ATGCTGAGTGAGAATCGAATCTGGAGAACAAGAACTGTGGATGTTGGTTTGATAACTGCGGAGCAAGCTCTTAACTGGGGATGCAG TGGTGTTGTTCTTCGAGGTTCTGGGATAAAATGGGATCTTCGTAAAACCCAACCATACGATGCATACGATCAAGTTGAGTTTGATGTTCCTATTGGAACAAGAGGTGACACATACGACAG ATATTTATGTCGCGTTGAAGAAATGCGTCAATCGCTTCGTATCATACAACAGTGTTTGAATAAGATGCCAGAGGGTGAGATAAAAGTGGATGACAACAAACTTAATCCACCCACTAGGAGTCAAATGAAG GATTCAATGGAGGCAGTAATTCATCATTTCAAGCTTTTCACCGAAGGCTTTCAAGTTCCTGCTGGTTCAACATACACTGCTGTTGAAGCTCCAAAG GGTGAATTTGGCGTATACTTGGTTTCTGATGGGACAAGCAAGCCATACAGATGTAAAATAAAGGCTCCCGGTTTCGCACATTTG GCAACAATTGAACATGTAGCACCAGGACTCCAACTACCTGATGTTGTAGCTCTTATTG GAACTCTTGACATCGTATTTGGAGAAGTGGACAGatga